Proteins encoded within one genomic window of Methanothrix harundinacea 6Ac:
- a CDS encoding ABC transporter ATP-binding protein: protein MRSIEVRGLTKRFGDLVAVDGISFDVEEGEVFGLLGPNGSGKTTTIRMLVGLSRPTAGTAKVLGYDLSSGIVEAKRRIGVVPDSSNLYEELTARENLLFMAGLYGVPKADREDRAEELLRAFGLSGRGDDRFGTFSRGMKRALTIAAALIHDPHLLFLDEPTVGLDVVAARSLRSLISDLHDRGLTIVLTTHYLEEADHLCDRIAILVRGKVVGIDTPEGLKRSADEEPVIEVTFGRSAFDLWPRLSERLPGSGVVLLEGSRVRITGGDPSRVLEEVFEFSRGHNLGLRAINSLTPSLEDAFVRITGLSPTVMAKEKGGKGV from the coding sequence TTGAGATCGATTGAAGTCCGGGGGCTGACCAAGCGGTTCGGCGATCTGGTCGCCGTCGATGGCATCAGCTTCGATGTAGAGGAGGGGGAGGTCTTCGGCCTCCTCGGCCCCAACGGCTCGGGGAAGACCACCACCATCAGGATGCTCGTCGGCCTCTCCCGGCCGACGGCGGGGACGGCCAAAGTCCTCGGATACGACCTCTCCTCGGGGATCGTCGAGGCTAAAAGGCGGATCGGGGTCGTCCCCGACAGCTCAAACCTTTACGAAGAGCTGACCGCAAGAGAGAACCTCCTCTTCATGGCTGGTCTCTATGGGGTCCCCAAGGCGGACCGGGAAGATAGGGCGGAGGAGCTCCTCAGGGCCTTCGGCCTCAGCGGCCGGGGCGACGACAGGTTCGGAACCTTCTCCCGGGGGATGAAGCGGGCCCTCACCATCGCCGCAGCTCTCATCCACGATCCCCACCTCCTATTCCTCGACGAGCCGACGGTGGGGCTGGACGTGGTGGCGGCCCGCTCCCTCCGAAGCCTGATCTCGGATCTCCACGATAGGGGGCTGACGATAGTCCTCACCACCCACTATCTGGAGGAGGCGGACCATCTCTGCGATCGGATCGCCATCCTGGTCCGGGGGAAGGTCGTCGGGATCGATACGCCTGAGGGTCTGAAGAGGTCCGCCGACGAGGAGCCCGTCATCGAGGTCACCTTCGGCAGATCCGCCTTTGACCTTTGGCCCCGCCTCTCGGAGCGGCTCCCCGGCTCTGGGGTGGTCCTCCTGGAGGGGTCCCGGGTCAGGATCACCGGAGGAGACCCCTCCCGGGTCCTGGAGGAGGTCTTCGAGTTCTCGCGAGGCCACAACCTGGGGCTCCGGGCGATAAACAGCTTGACTCCGAGCCTCGAGGACGCTTTCGTCAGGATAACCGGCCTCAGCCCGACGGTGATGGCAAAGGAGAAGGGGGGGAAGGGGGTATGA
- a CDS encoding ABC transporter permease, which translates to MIQDDLRCIWLIAAKDMRTYYLKPPAISWGIVFPLAWTLAFFLRSPGDFEDLVPGLIAMTILFSTTAAEAVVINFELRIGSLERLLLAPVRTDAVLLGKVLGGFLFGLLMTSVVTLSTVVGLRLRPDLAALIPVVLISLLVYSSMGALFSVGFKEVFEAQTFLNLPRFLMVFLCGVVYPISAMPEGLQLLSRVLPLTYTVEGLRTAFFSGSSSPQTASLVLAGFLLIFIYPAAKILQKRFE; encoded by the coding sequence ATGATCCAAGACGACCTCCGGTGCATATGGCTGATAGCGGCAAAGGACATGAGGACCTACTACCTCAAGCCCCCGGCGATAAGCTGGGGGATCGTCTTCCCCCTGGCCTGGACCCTCGCCTTCTTTCTTAGGAGCCCCGGGGACTTCGAAGACCTCGTCCCGGGGCTGATCGCCATGACGATCCTCTTCAGCACGACGGCGGCGGAGGCGGTGGTGATAAACTTCGAGCTGAGGATCGGATCCCTGGAGCGCCTCCTCCTGGCCCCGGTGAGGACCGACGCCGTCCTCCTGGGGAAGGTCCTGGGCGGCTTTCTCTTCGGGCTGTTGATGACCTCGGTGGTGACGTTGAGCACCGTCGTCGGCCTCCGCCTCCGGCCCGATCTTGCGGCCCTGATCCCGGTGGTTTTGATCTCCCTTTTGGTCTATTCGTCGATGGGGGCCCTCTTCAGCGTCGGCTTCAAGGAGGTCTTCGAGGCCCAGACCTTCTTGAACCTCCCCAGGTTCCTGATGGTCTTCCTCTGCGGCGTCGTCTATCCGATATCAGCGATGCCCGAGGGGCTTCAGCTCTTGAGCCGGGTCCTCCCCCTCACCTACACCGTCGAAGGGCTCCGAACCGCCTTCTTTTCCGGATCATCAAGCCCGCAGACCGCCTCCCTCGTCCTCGCCGGCTTTCTTTTGATCTTCATCTATCCGGCGGCGAAGATCCTTCAGAAGAGGTTTGAGTGA
- a CDS encoding cytidine deaminase yields the protein MRGIWPFIGFLVSIILAAGSPASGALADGSEEASYDADLRFVFDRDFAPFTYEEGGSLRGFELDLLRLLGEEVGFRLIPEPMVWTEAQRTFQRGVAEVIGGLVKTEERLAEFNFTARPHGTFDILTFVRDDGDVISADMLAGRKVAVQNGSISFDLLKDRNGIEVLAYESEGEALQALKGGEADAFVGGGSTTRFWMRLHDDSGIRPLATPWEMHSLYFGVRDPELLRSIDAAMVELLEDGRYDQLYRSWFVQELDDSEVSALAEASRKASLSAYAPYSRYPVGAAVLTSSGRIYTGCNVENALYGLTTSALKVAIYKAISEGDSEIRAVINRLPDGRAAAPTGEERQILFEFGRGILVVLGEEGNYSTKMVSEIFPYPFEMRD from the coding sequence ATGAGAGGCATCTGGCCATTTATCGGCTTTCTGGTTTCGATCATCCTTGCCGCCGGATCTCCCGCCTCCGGCGCCCTCGCCGATGGTTCGGAAGAGGCGTCCTACGATGCCGATCTCCGGTTTGTATTCGACCGGGACTTCGCCCCCTTCACCTATGAGGAGGGGGGCTCCCTCCGGGGCTTCGAGCTGGACCTCCTCCGGCTCCTGGGGGAGGAGGTGGGGTTCCGGCTGATCCCCGAGCCGATGGTCTGGACCGAGGCGCAGCGCACCTTCCAGCGGGGGGTGGCGGAGGTGATCGGCGGTCTGGTCAAGACCGAGGAGAGGCTCGCCGAGTTCAACTTCACAGCCCGCCCCCACGGGACCTTCGACATCCTCACCTTCGTCCGGGATGACGGCGACGTCATATCGGCCGATATGCTAGCAGGGAGAAAGGTGGCGGTGCAGAACGGGAGCATCTCCTTCGACCTCCTGAAGGATCGAAACGGCATCGAGGTTCTGGCTTACGAATCCGAGGGGGAGGCCCTCCAGGCCCTCAAAGGGGGAGAGGCCGACGCCTTCGTCGGCGGAGGCTCCACCACCCGGTTCTGGATGAGGTTGCATGACGATTCCGGGATCAGGCCTCTCGCCACCCCCTGGGAGATGCACTCCCTCTACTTTGGGGTGAGAGATCCGGAGCTCCTCAGGTCCATCGATGCGGCGATGGTGGAGCTCCTGGAGGACGGGAGATATGATCAGCTCTACCGCAGCTGGTTTGTCCAGGAGCTGGACGACTCGGAGGTTTCGGCCCTGGCAGAAGCCTCCCGGAAGGCTAGCTTGTCCGCCTACGCCCCCTACTCCCGCTACCCCGTCGGCGCTGCGGTCCTCACCTCCTCGGGGAGGATCTACACCGGCTGCAACGTCGAGAACGCCCTCTACGGCCTCACCACCAGCGCCCTGAAGGTGGCGATCTATAAGGCGATCTCCGAGGGGGACTCCGAGATCCGGGCGGTGATAAACCGTCTCCCCGACGGGAGGGCCGCGGCCCCGACGGGGGAGGAGCGGCAGATCCTCTTCGAGTTCGGCCGGGGGATCCTGGTCGTCCTGGGAGAGGAGGGGAACTACTCGACGAAGATGGTCTCGGAGATCTTCCCCTACCCCTTCGAGATGAGGGATTGA
- a CDS encoding ArsR/SmtB family transcription factor — protein MCHGQSQALREVQRCIRALHCPTRWRIIQCIGAEERSTREIFEELGLGEEISLAGLYYHLSALKGAGIVEVASYRESKAGTPEKVWRLKTRRIVIDLLEDCEVK, from the coding sequence ATGTGCCACGGACAAAGCCAGGCCCTGAGAGAGGTTCAGAGGTGCATCCGCGCTCTCCACTGCCCCACGAGGTGGAGGATCATCCAGTGCATCGGCGCGGAGGAGAGGAGCACGAGGGAGATCTTTGAAGAGCTGGGGCTGGGGGAGGAGATATCCCTAGCCGGGCTTTACTATCACCTCTCCGCCCTCAAGGGGGCAGGGATCGTCGAGGTGGCCTCTTATAGAGAGTCAAAAGCCGGAACTCCGGAGAAGGTCTGGAGGCTGAAGACCCGGAGAATTGTCATAGATCTTCTGGAAGATTGCGAGGTGAAATGA
- a CDS encoding RNA chaperone Hfq has product MKESISIGQNVDDQPESVSGGSEDDFKGGPPQFLDSLLHRPIMVRMKDGRPIKGVLEAYNNYELLIDLGQSKRLIIFKGAISSIEAEERPEKRAGRR; this is encoded by the coding sequence ATGAAGGAGAGCATTAGCATAGGCCAGAATGTCGATGACCAACCGGAGAGCGTCTCAGGGGGTTCTGAGGACGATTTTAAGGGAGGGCCTCCCCAGTTCCTCGATTCGCTTCTCCATCGACCGATCATGGTCAGGATGAAGGACGGTCGGCCCATCAAGGGCGTCCTTGAGGCATACAACAACTACGAGCTTTTGATAGACCTGGGCCAGAGTAAGAGGCTGATAATCTTCAAGGGGGCGATATCCTCGATCGAGGCCGAGGAGAGGCCGGAGAAGAGGGCTGGGAGGAGGTGA
- a CDS encoding amphi-Trp domain-containing protein: protein MVKLSGEPGKSSMKFSAEKGFDQFKQKFSLTSSEAAAFLRALAEEIEAGGAVSIAYGEVSISVNAAPPIELEVELEEGELEIEMKLKARA from the coding sequence ATGGTTAAGCTATCAGGTGAGCCGGGAAAGAGCTCGATGAAGTTCAGCGCTGAGAAGGGTTTTGATCAGTTCAAGCAGAAGTTCTCCTTGACCAGCTCGGAGGCCGCGGCCTTTCTGAGGGCGCTCGCCGAGGAGATCGAGGCCGGAGGGGCGGTCAGCATCGCCTACGGCGAGGTCTCCATCTCGGTAAATGCCGCGCCTCCCATCGAGCTTGAGGTTGAGCTGGAGGAGGGCGAGCTCGAGATCGAGATGAAGCTGAAGGCGAGGGCCTGA
- a CDS encoding 5' nucleotidase, NT5C type, with amino-acid sequence MKIAVDIDGVLADQVGAVLEVIEREYGERYHKGDVDRADWTFGGRRLWSEVGRLLADPEYTLNLPLIEGSQGGVERLKDHEVFVVTARRPDAEEATRRWLKAHFPCLRGYFTAGTGTKHKIPSDVLIDDLDLNIVEFVRSHPHRRGILFVHPWSINGTDIEDYADQVYYCPGWPRVVEAVEEIGGLGLPPSTHRRPPV; translated from the coding sequence TTGAAGATTGCCGTGGACATCGATGGGGTGCTGGCCGATCAGGTGGGTGCGGTCCTGGAGGTGATCGAGAGAGAGTATGGCGAGAGGTACCATAAGGGCGACGTCGACCGGGCAGACTGGACCTTCGGCGGGCGAAGGTTGTGGTCGGAGGTCGGGAGGCTATTGGCAGACCCGGAGTACACCTTGAACCTGCCGCTGATAGAGGGCTCTCAGGGTGGGGTAGAACGGCTGAAAGACCATGAGGTCTTCGTAGTGACCGCCAGGCGCCCGGATGCGGAGGAGGCCACCAGGCGTTGGCTCAAAGCCCACTTTCCGTGCCTGAGGGGCTACTTCACCGCCGGGACCGGAACCAAGCATAAGATCCCCTCCGACGTATTGATCGACGACCTCGACCTCAACATCGTGGAGTTCGTCAGGAGCCACCCCCATCGCCGCGGGATCCTCTTCGTCCATCCCTGGAGCATCAACGGCACCGATATCGAGGATTACGCCGACCAGGTCTATTATTGCCCCGGATGGCCGAGGGTGGTGGAGGCGGTCGAGGAGATCGGAGGTCTGGGGTTGCCTCCATCCACCCATCGGCGGCCGCCGGTCTGA